In Parasteatoda tepidariorum isolate YZ-2023 chromosome 2, CAS_Ptep_4.0, whole genome shotgun sequence, one DNA window encodes the following:
- the LOC139425008 gene encoding fructose-1,6-bisphosphatase 1-like produces MSSTHQGIDTDCMTLTRYVLAEQRKVPEATGDLTQLLSNIMTAIKAISTAVRKAGIAQLYGMAGETNIQGEEVKKLDVLANELFINMMKSSYGTCLLVSEENENVIEVETAQQGKYIVCFDPLDGSSNIDCLVSIGSIFAIYRRDSNDPPSPKDALQSGRNIVAAGYGLYGSATMLVLSIGGPVNGFMLDPSIGEFILTDPDIKIKPRGKIYSLNEGYEALWDAAVSEYVRSKKRPASGKPYGARYIGSMVADVHRTLKYGGIFMYPATKDSPKGKLRLMYECNPMGYLIEKAGGIATTGKMPILDIVPESIHQRSPIFLGSPEDVKEVMELYKQYKL; encoded by the coding sequence atgtcaAGCACGCATCAAGGTATCGATACTGACTGTATGACACTTACCCGCTATGTTTTAGCGGAGCAGCGTAAAGTCCCCGAAGCAACTGGGGACCTCACGCAATTATTGAGTAATATTATGACAGCAATTAAAGCTATATCCACAGCAGTAAGGAAAGCTGGTATTGCACAATTATATGGCATGGCTGGGGAGACCAACATTCAAGGTGAAGAGGTAAAGAAGTTAGATGTTTTAGCTAATGAGTTGTTCATTAATATGATGAAATCATCTTATGGTACTTGCTTGCTTGTATccgaagaaaatgaaaatgtcaTCGAAGTTGAAACCGCCCAACAAGGAAAATACATTGTTTGTTTTGATCCTTTGGATGGTTCATCTAACATAGATTGTTTGGTATCAATAGGATCTATATTTGCAATATACCGCCGTGATTCCAATGATCCACCCTCTCCTAAAGATGCATTGCAAAGCGGGCGCAATATTGTTGCTGCGGGCTATGGCTTGTATGGAAGTGCTACTATGCTTGTTTTGTCCATTGGTGGACCAGTTAATGGTTTCATGTTAGATCCATCCATTGGGGAATTTATCCTAACTGATCCAGACATTAAGATTAAACCCCGAGGAAAGATTTACAGTTTAAATGAAGGCTATGAAGCTCTGTGGGATGCGGCTGTTTCTGAGTATGTGAGAAGTAAAAAACGTCCCGCTTCTGGAAAACCATATGGTGCAAGGTATATTGGCTCAATGGTGGCAGATGTGCACCGAACTCTAAAATACGGTGGTATATTTATGTACCCAGCTACAAAGGATTCACCCAAGGGCAAGCTTAGGTTAATGTATGAATGCAATCCAATGGGctatttgattgaaaaagcaGGAGGTATTGCTACCACTGGTAAAATGCCTATTTTAGATATTGTGCCTGAATCTATTCATCAACGTTCCCCTATCTTTTTGGGTTCACCAGAAGATGTTAAAGAAGTAATGGAACTTTATAAAcagtataaattataa